One genomic window of Malaciobacter molluscorum LMG 25693 includes the following:
- the fdh3B gene encoding formate dehydrogenase FDH3 subunit beta gives MSNSELSRMKFYCDEGRCIECDGCSVACAEAHELPSGINRRKVITINEGKEGLEYSLSIACMHCTDAPCEQVCPVDCFYIREDGIVLHDKDKCIGCAYCLYACPFGAPQFPRDGAFGTKGAMDKCTMCAGGPLETNSEHERELYGQNRIAEGKVPVCAAMCSTKALLVGESQEISKIYRQRVLSRGHGVQKAPMTWDTAYGAK, from the coding sequence ATGAGTAATTCAGAATTATCAAGAATGAAATTTTATTGTGATGAAGGTAGATGTATTGAATGTGATGGATGTTCTGTAGCTTGTGCAGAAGCTCACGAACTTCCATCTGGAATCAATAGAAGAAAAGTAATTACAATTAATGAAGGTAAAGAGGGATTAGAATACTCTTTATCAATAGCTTGTATGCATTGTACAGATGCACCTTGTGAACAAGTGTGTCCAGTAGATTGTTTCTATATTAGAGAAGATGGGATTGTTCTTCATGATAAAGATAAATGTATAGGTTGTGCTTATTGTTTATACGCTTGTCCTTTTGGGGCACCACAATTTCCAAGAGATGGTGCATTTGGAACAAAAGGAGCAATGGATAAATGTACAATGTGTGCAGGTGGTCCACTAGAAACAAATAGTGAACATGAAAGAGAGCTTTATGGACAAAACAGAATAGCAGAAGGAAAAGTTCCTGTTTGTGCTGCAATGTGTTCTACAAAAGCATTATTAGTTGGTGAATCTCAAGAGATTAGTAAAATTTATAGACAAAGAGTTTTATCAAGAGGTCACGGTGTTCAAAAAGCACCTATGACTTGGGATACTGCCTACGGGGCAAAATGA
- a CDS encoding formate dehydrogenase subunit gamma, which produces MKKYILLLLFVLASVAIAADESSAIFGKDIIPNILAYDKAGSLHLGKWFTLLQGKYFSIAFLAIAFGVPAVFLVHYLIIGPMIFSHDRKKIHVFTIFHRFIHWLAGFSFIVLIPTGFVMVFGTFFGGGEFVRVCKELHAISTVFFAISVLPMLFMWLKEMLPTSDDIKWLMILGGYLNKRKDPIPAGKFNAGQKMWFWTCTFGGIIMIITGAIMYFQDFKLDIIASLGLSQIDLLRASAIVHNVLGMAVAALFMTHVYMSVFAIKGAIHSMITGYKEEEEVEILHSTYYKKLKEKKEI; this is translated from the coding sequence ATGAAAAAATATATACTACTTTTGTTATTCGTTTTGGCATCAGTGGCAATTGCCGCTGATGAATCAAGTGCTATATTTGGTAAAGATATAATACCTAATATTTTAGCATATGATAAAGCTGGTTCTTTACATTTAGGAAAATGGTTTACTTTGTTACAAGGTAAATATTTTTCAATTGCATTTTTAGCAATTGCATTTGGAGTTCCAGCAGTTTTTTTGGTACACTATTTAATTATAGGACCAATGATTTTTTCACATGATAGAAAAAAAATACACGTATTTACAATATTTCATAGATTTATTCATTGGCTAGCAGGATTTTCATTTATTGTTTTAATACCAACAGGTTTTGTTATGGTATTTGGTACATTTTTTGGTGGAGGAGAGTTTGTAAGAGTTTGTAAAGAACTTCATGCGATCTCAACAGTATTCTTTGCAATATCTGTTTTACCAATGTTATTTATGTGGCTTAAAGAGATGTTACCAACAAGTGATGATATTAAATGGCTAATGATTTTAGGTGGATACCTAAATAAAAGAAAAGACCCTATCCCAGCAGGTAAGTTTAACGCAGGACAAAAAATGTGGTTCTGGACTTGTACTTTTGGTGGAATTATTATGATTATAACAGGTGCAATTATGTACTTTCAAGATTTTAAACTTGATATTATTGCATCACTTGGGTTATCACAAATTGACTTATTAAGAGCAAGTGCTATAGTGCATAATGTTTTAGGAATGGCAGTAGCTGCACTATTTATGACACATGTTTATATGTCAGTATTTGCAATAAAAGGTGCAATACATAGTATGATAACTGGTTATAAAGAAGAAGAAGAAGTTGAAATACTTCATAGTACTTATTATAAGAAATTAAAAGAAAAAAAAGAAATATAA